Part of the Lotus japonicus ecotype B-129 chromosome 6, LjGifu_v1.2 genome, ATAGTGCACTAGCATGTGCCACCAAACCTCGGATTGCAAGTTCAAGTAATTCCATCCAAATCATTTGAACATATAGTGCTATTATGTTTGTATTAGAGTTGGGTTGGATGTGAAAGTCCTTTCATCCAATCCAACTCTTTTGTTCCTTTGAAAAAATGTGCCTTTTTTTGCATTGGCATGTGTGCCAATGtgggttgaaacttgaaagtgtatccaaacacacacagaaaaCTAAAAGTATTTTTATAGCAAATGAAATTATTTACTCACTCTAGTGATGTGATGCTTTCTTGTTTGCTTTTAGTATGAAGAGAATTATGCTGATAGTGGATCAAGTTCAGTCTCATTTAACAAATACCTGGAATTTTGTTGACCAGTATCCGAGCTTTCTCTGCACGTTTGAGGTTCAAGTGTGCACCTCTACTTGCATTATACCTGTTTTCATCCTGTTTAACAATATAGTATAAGAGGGAATTAAAATTCCATGTACCTAAGAGACAATATAAGGATGATAAATTGACAGAAAAGTACAGCTAAATTTCATGTACTTCCCACATGACAACAGGGCAAAACATATTTCCATTAATCAAGTAGGACATGACATAGACTAAAAGCTTGTGCGCTATAAACTAATTTAATACAATAGATACGATAGTTGCCTAATATGAATGAAACTAGATAGGATAGTTGCAACAGAGCAAAGCCTTAATGTGAACAAGCAGAGCAGGAAAGCCTTTATAGTTCTCCATTGAATTACTCTTAACCAACTTCATTGATACTAAATTTCATGGGGGAAATGGTATAATAGAATATTCAGCCCTTGTCTCATGGAAATGAATAGTACAATGCGATATTTAACACTTTCCTATATCCAGACAAACCAAAATCCATCAACACATGTCAGGAGTATGAATGTAAAAAGTTGTAAAAGAATAATCACAAAAACTGGGGAAAGTATAACATAAGAGATAAAATCAAAATTCTATCCTTGCAGATAAACTAACATCAAAGTGTCATTCAAGTAACATCCTCATTTTTCATCTGCATTATAGTGATACTCATCAATCATTATCATTATACTGCCCATGATATATCGCCAAAGTTCTTACCACAATGAAGTCAGTTCAAAGGATTACATCTTTCATTAGCATTATTCAAAATGGTACTATTTCAACTCTTCAATCACAGGTGCACGCATAAAGACTGAAGATGGTTGATTATTGAAGATGGTAGATTATAACTTATAAGTACCCGATTATAGTCTTCAAGCCAACTCTCTTCTTCACATGCTGACATCCATTTCTCAACTTTGTCCAATATTTCCTTCCGGCTTAAagcttcttcttttgcatttgcTATCTGTTTGTCCATATCCGCCAGTAATTCAGCTGGTTCAAATTTTCCAGAATCAATCTGTGATAAAATCTTCTCTCGAGCAGCTTCTGGGTCTATTTCCATATGAGCATGGGCAAATATTTCTTCAAGTTCGGTTTGCTTTTTGAAAGCAATCTCTTTCATCCTGCTGGCTTTCAGCTGATCAAGCCTTTCAACTTCTACTTCAGCCTTCACAACAAAAGACAAGAAAAATCAGTTGGCAACACCTATGGAACAAAACTTTTCAAACTTCAGTGGGTCATTAGTACCTGCTCAATCAGATCCAGAGCAAGTGCCCCAGGAATAGAAACTTCATCTACAGAAGCTGAAATATTGCAGGTGACATGGTCAAATAGCCTCCTTTCTTCTTCAGGGGTATCCATTAGATTCCACAGATCAATTAGCTGTGAAGCTAACCCTTGCAGCTGTAGATATTTGGGTCAAAGTCATAAAAgttatatatacatacataagCATGTACAGTGCGCCTGCAGGCACACTGTAACACAGCAGATGAAAAGTTAGGCATAATTAGCATGCCATGTTTGCAAGTGATATAATTACTTCTGAGGTGCAAAGCTAGAATATATGGTATTTCCatgtaaacattaaaaaattcataaatgAAAAGATTAGCTTTGAAGGATAACACCTGGCAGCCAAGGTATAAGGCAAAAAGCACGAATGAAGGAAATAAAACAACTGAACTAACATACAGTATTTTTAATGCATTACCTTGTACAACCTCTGCTTTTTATCTTCTTTGAGTGTTGAGACTGTCTTAGCCAACCTAGCTAGGGTGCCATTGCTTATGCTTTTGGAATGAACATCAGTAGAATCATTTAAGCTTGGATGAACCTCAGTCATAATACTGAAAAAGTCCATACCAAGAACAGCACAAAGATCATGCACCGTGCTCACAAATTCAAGAACCTTGTGCAACCTCTCACTCTACAAGACAAAAACCAAGAAACAAAACTCTCAACATGTTGATTAGAGGAACAAACAAAGTTTCCATTTTTTTCACACATAGATTATCTGATGGTTTACCTTTTCCTTTTGAAGTTCTTGGAGTTGGGAGTGATACTCATCCAACTTCTTCAGTGACAGGTCAGACTCATCAACTACAAATGGTCCTGTCTGATCAGGGTTCAAATCCGCAGTTATCTCTCCACATATTTTTTGGATTTGTGACTGAACATCTGAAAACTCCTTTATTCTTTCCTCCTTTTGTTGCCACAACTGTTCCAGTATTGGTGCTATAGCTGCAAGCTGTTCCTTGATAGTTCCAGAAGTATTTTCAGGCTGCAAAGGAACCAAAAATAGGTATAGGAAATTAGCTTGCCAGTTCAATATTTTAATGCATAACTAAGTTATATTTGCAGTTGTTGGTTGCAGCCAAACATATGGACATATGTAATTAGTCACTAACAATTTCAGCGAAGCTCTTATCACCAAGAGCTGATAGAAGACTAGAAAGCTCAAGCTTAGCATCAGACAAGACTTGAAGTAGCTGTGCCCTTGATTTTGCAGCCTCCTCAACCTTTCTCTTGTACACATCCAAGCATTCCTGGTCTATCTGAAGAAGCAACTTGTCTCGCTCCGCATCACTCTCACCAACCTCATCCCATATTTCCTACAAACAAATATAGATAACCTCACTATTCTGTAGACCATGCACGTTTCCGATTGACACAGATGAAAAGCTTGATAAAGTTACCTGCAGCTTATTCAACAAAGAACCACAGGTGTTTTCTCCCAGAAGAGGATTCTCAGCATCTGTCACCGCCATTGAAGTTCTCACTTCTCACACAAACTAGCCTGCACAAAAGGGGGGAAATCATATGAAAATCCATTCTCCACCCCACTAGAATAGAGGTACACAAACATCTGATTGAGGTCACCAAAATTGCTTTTTTCTTTAGTGATGTTATAAATAGttgcatttaatgcattacaTATGCTAAGAAAATCTCCAAACAGATACATAAAATCTGACTCCATTCAACATAAAAGCATAATCCAATACCCAGTTACATAAACTAAACACATTGCAGACAAGATCACAAGTTCACAACAAATTAACAAAATGAGTAACACTTGATTTAACCCAACAAACACATGCTGGAGAGACATTCCTCCTACATGGGACTAAAATCCAAAAGGGCATTAAGTAGTAGTGAGCAAACCCCACTTTGAAAGCTCAAAACTTTCACCCATTTCTGAAACATTCTCCATGAATGAAAAACAATAAGCAGAAAATACTCGAAAATCAAAGTGAATAAGCTGGATCCCAGAACTAGAAGCAGAAAGTCAAGTTCTCATTAGCACTAAGTCAAGTAGTCAGCACAGTGAAAACCCAGAAAAGGAAAgattagaagaagaagaagaaaaccttcACCTAATATTCACAATGACAATGCACAATCCAGTGGAAGCAAGTTGATCTTGTTCttgagaacaagaagaagcgAGTGAGGGTGCAAGATGTGCAGAGTGTGAAGCTCTTTGAGTAGATCGTTGTTTGTTGGGGTGTCTGTGGTTTCAGATCTGCAGACACAGTGAGGGAGTGAGAATGTGACTTGGTGAGACAGAAAAGCTTTGTCTATGTGAAAGAAATCTGTGTTAAATAGGACACAAAAGAGAGGAAATTCACGTTATTCAATTTTCAACTCAGCTGGTAAAATGAAAACTTTTTTATTAAAACTTAATactctatttatttattaaatctgGTGGAGTATTAttgaaaataagtacaaaaaTTGCAATTGTAAGTTAATATTATTTCCAAATTAAGACTATCAGTATATTTTATTGAAACCTGAATTAGTTTGTAAATTGCAATTTATTTgatgtttttataaaaataaagacatcatggtataatcttttttttttttttgaaagagacaTCATGGTATATAATCTAATAACATAAGATCTTAATTACGTCATTCTATTGACTGGTAATTTAATGATTGGCCATGTCTTCGTGGGTATTTACGGACATGACACTTGGTCAGTCTGATGCACAGTGTGGTCTATATTTTCGGGAAAGTCTATAGCTGAAGTAAAATTACATATGTGTccttagaagttagaacttTTAAAATTCCTAATTTTAGTCTTCGGGAGAGGAGTCTACGTGTTCGGCGATACCTTTTGTCATGTGATACACGTTATTTGTTTCACTTATGTGGAGACACATGTATAATTAATAGGCAGAGACTATTTGCGCCGCCCTGTTTTGCTAAGTCCGCCAtctccttttttaaaaattccaacaatgcctttagtaaaaaaaacataaaaaggtaatatttaatttttacttcccacacaccatctccttcttcctcctcaccctCCTCCTCACTCTCCTCTTAATCCTCCACTCCTCCGCTCCTCCACCCCAAGCTCTTTTGGGTGATCTCAAGTCAAGAATAGAAGCTTACCCATGTAAGTTTTTACCTTTTTCCGAGctttttttcagctttttttaGCTTCCATCGCGATTTCGCGACTTTCTGACGTAACTGGATAGTCCCGCCCTTAAAACTGCGGGAATGAAACAAATTACACGCTCCCGTTAACATACGTGCGGACGTGTTAAATTTATACCTTCCGCTAACTTGTTAGCGGAAGTCAAAAAAACTTAGTCATTTCAATCGTCTTAAGTTCTGGTACTGCTACTAtctaaataaaattgattttcccGTTAACATACGTGCGGAAAGTGATATGTTGGAATAATAGGTCCGCCAGTTAAACTGCGGAAGGCAAATATGTGCTGCCGCATATTAAAGTGCGGACAGAACAAAGTTTTTTAGATTGATTGAGCTTATTTTGTTGATTGCAGCATAATGATACCTGAGGAAGTAAATAGGCCCAATATGGAGATTGTGCCTTCTGTGGATCTTACAAAAGCTTTCACCACTAGCCAAGTAAGTTTTGTTCAATTTAACAAGTTAGGCACTATGTGTAGGTCATGCGATGTATACTTAATTGAGTTTTTAAATGTTGTAGGCTTTTGAATCCTCCAAAGATCTTGTTAATTGGGCCAAAGCTGTAGGTAAAGAGCATGgctatgttattattattcagAAGTCGGACTATGGATCTGACAAAAGGAGGGCCGTGATGACACTAGGATGTGAGCGTGGCGGCAAATATAAACCATCCACATCGGTGTTAAAGCGAAATCGGACTGGAACTAAGAAGTGTAATTGTCCATTCAGGCTAAGGGCAAGGCGTAGTAATAAAGATAAAATGTGGACGGTGCTTGTGCATAGTGGGATCCATAATCATGACACTGCTGAGGTTTTGCAGGGTCACTCATATGTTGGCCGTCTAAATCCAGAGGAAAAGGCGATGGTGGGAGAAATGATTGAAGAAAGGGTCAAGGCCAGTGATATTTTGATTGCTATAAGGAAACACAACCCAACCAACTTGACTAGAATTAAACAGATTTACAATgagaagcaagcatacaacaggTTGAAGAGGGGATCGTTGACCGAGATGCAACACTTGATGAAGTTGTTGGAAGAACACAAATACGCACATTGGTCCAGGGTGCAGGATGGTACTGATGTGGTCAGATCTTTGTTTTGGGCACACCCTGATTCCATTCACTTATTCAATGAGTTTCCTCATGTTGTGATTCTGGATAGTACATACAAGACCAATAGGTACAGGATCCCTTTACTTGAGATGGTGGGGGTTACGTCGACAAATTTGACATACTCAATTGCTTTTGCGTACATGCAGAATGAGCAAAAGGATGAGGTTGTTTGGGCTGTGAATAGATTAAAAGACTTGATCATTAATAAGGACAATCTGCCGAAGGTCTTTGTTACAGACAAAGACCAAGTTTTGATGGAAGCATTGGAAACTGTTTTTCCCGCAGCTCGCTGTCTTCTATGTCAGTTTCATGTACTTAAGAGTGTAACTGGCGAGATGAAGAAACTTGTGAAAGACATTGAGACACGTGAAGACATTACTGATAGATGGAATCGATTGATGTATGCTGCCAACGAGGTTGAGTATGATAAAGCTGCCAGAGTACAACGCAAGCTccgcaaactggctctgaaatGACAATAAATAAGGTCAATATACACATAGGCATACACATAATCGTAATGTAAGCCACATGGCAAAAACAAGTGTCAGTACCTCTAGAAATGCGAAGCGGTCGCCTTTGTACTCATCTGGGACCATGTAAGGGTGTGAGACCTTGATATACCAAGGAGTGTATTCGCCAGTGGTCTGAAAAGGGAAAGCAGCTTCTTCCGACAGATGGCAAATGTGATCATTCCAGTGCGCAAATCGACGATCACACTCCCGGCACGTAACTGACGATGGTGGGGGATCTGGCACATACTGGATCCGGCCAAACTGCCTGATGACTCGATCTGGGAGGTATGGGAATATCATCCCGGCATGCCTGATAAATCCCCTATACAAGGCAACCTGAGGGAAGGGCCAGTGATCATAGTGCTCTACATAAGGTCTCCAAATCACAGAACTGGCCGGAAACGTATCCAGGTTCATCCTCTTCTGCGCAACCTCAGTAGTCCCTCGAAGCGCCTCCCAAGTTAGTGCAACAGGCCTGTCTGGTGTGTAGGCAGGGTTGTCCCTGCGCTCAAACAATGATCCGGGGAAGTGGGCAAACACCCATGACTGCAAAAGAGAAAATGCCAAAGTATGATGCTAATTATTTAACAACAAACGTTTTAACAATAATTAGAAAGAAATAACAATACCTGCAGAAGAGATAAATAACCAGCAACAGACTTAGCACCATTCCTACTGGCCTCCCCGAGCTGACCATACAAGTAAGCCAAAGTGGCAGCTCCCCAATTCCACCTTGATGCATTCTCAACATCTTCAAACAGAGACAAATACACAGCACCAATATATGTGTTGCTCTTGTCACAGAAAAGGGTCATGTCAATCAACCGCAGCATATAAGCTCGGCATGCAGGAACTTCATTGTTGGCCTCTACGTGTTTCTCCACAATAGCTTGGAGAAAGCTAAAGCGAAGAGGTGGACCCCTACAAGCATCAAACTCCTCCATCACAAGCTCAATGTCCACATCAAGTAACTGAGCAACCGCAGGAGCCGCCTCTTCCCTAGTCGGGTTACCAAAGGAGAAGAACTCACCCTCTACGGGCAAGTGGAGTAATGCTGAGACATCTTCAAGTGTGATCGTCATTTCCCCCCAGGGTAAGTGGAAAGATGACGTCTCAGGATGCCATCGCTCAACAAAAGCAGAAATAATGCTCTGGTCAACACTCGGGCTTGTGCATTTCATCACCCACCGCAAACCTGCATTATGCACCGCACCCCTTATGTACCGAGCATGATGGACTACAGGATGACACATCCTCCCATGATTATAGGTCTTGAGCACACCTCTAGTCTCATAATTTGGCCGCTTGTATGACCTCCATATGTCACGAGCTATATGTTCGCCATACTTAGTCAACAAGCAAAGGTCAAACGGACCTCCCTCATACCACAACCTGTTCTCATCGTCCTCATCACCAGACTCCTCATCAAACTCCGCCTCGAGGTCAGCACCGACATCCTCCTCAgcctcctcctcaccactagTCTCCTCCTCACCACTAGTCTCCTCCTCCGCCTCAGTGTCATCATCCGGCTGATCAGCCATAATCTCATCATCCTGCTGATCCTGTACAGCAGGCTCTTGTTCAGCATTCCTACCCCTTCCTCTACCCCTTCCTCTATTAGCCTCTTCTGACCGTTTGCGGTTAGAAGCATGAGTGGAGCTACGATCCCGTGGAGCAGTAGGTTCAGTAGAAGGACCAACAACACGGGCAGTTTTCCTAGGAGgcctgaaaattaaaaatacaaaaattaataCTCATGCACAACAATTTATTAACATAAACAACAGTTTATTAACATAAACAACAGTTTgctaacataaaaaataatttataaacatTCAGAGAAAATTCagagagaattaaaaaaaaattgacaggcTAACCGCACTTAAACTTGCGGTAGGTATAAAAGATTTGACAGGCTAACCGCACTTAAACTTGCGGTAGGTATAAAAGATTTGACAGGCGTACCGCACTTAAACATGCGGTAGGTATAAAACCTGTCCGCGGTTTAGAGTGCGGGAAAGTCACGAAACCTCCTCCCATTGCAGAATCAAATCGAGGGACTGAAATTTAACACGAAATACAACCTAAgcctcgaaaacttgtaagaaATAACTTACATTGTTGTTCTTCTTGTGGGTTATGGGTTGTTGTTGTATTTTGTGGGTTACTCCTTCTTGACTtggtctccttcttcctcttctacttcaacttcttcttcttacttcttcttcttactggttgtcctcctttctcttcctcttcttgacTTGGTTGTGGGTTTGAAACTTTTGAAATTGGGTGGGAGAGGAAGATGGTATACGGTTGAAAGAGGGGGGAGGGTTTGTAGAGataaggtagtttttttttttaaatttaaattactgAAGGGTATTTTAGTCTTTTCGCGTGTTTGGGGATGGCGGACTTAGCAAAAAAGGGGGCGCAAATAGTCTCTGCctaattaataactaatttttttaaaaaaagtttttaTGTTTCCTAACTTGTTGAATTCATTTCAAAGAAAACTTGTTTAATCTTAATCCGTTCTTCCAACATCTTCATCCCCTGTCattaggggtgggaataggctaggcctaggtaggctttgcttaaataggcttagcctgtttaaaaatcttaaggccTGAGCCTGGCCTATGGCCTATCAAAGGCTTTTTTTTCGAGCCTGGTCTGGGCCTTCCGAAAGCCTGGCTTGGCCTGGCAGCCTGTTTAAAGACCCGTTTCACAACAAGAGTTTTACGTTTGTTAATAAATTTATCTGTAAAGAAGTTatcaaacttataagctaacgggttaaattatactaaaataatattttcaacAATCAGACTTACAATATTATCAGCTAATAGGTCGTGATGAAACTAAACgagattatgttggtttcttagagTTGAAGAgtcaatttaaaatcacacgccatattaagatatttaaatacgtcatatatttatttttaaaaagacttataactttgaatcgttatataagtcaatttgcttaaatatacTAAAAtctcaataagtatataatatcaagatattattataaatttttaatatatagacatcatcaagggtaaaatatatttatacttatcatatttacaatttaccaaaaaatactaatcatatttacttaaataggctagcCTGTAAGGCTTACAAGGCTTGTTGAATGGCCTGAGCCTggcctttttaactaaataggcttTTCAAAAAGTCTAAGCCTTGGCTATTTACCAATTTGGTCTGGCCTGGCCTGGGCCTGTGGTAGGCTAGGCCATAGGCCCCTACGAACGGCctggcctattcccacccctaccTGTCATGTTCATCTCTACGGAGACTTGAAGTTGAAGTGTCAAAACCTGAACGTTGATTTAATCCTAAAACTTATCTTTCTTGGTTTAATTGAAGATTCACTAAGTGTTAAATGAGATCGAGAAAACAAAGGCCAAACCTTCTTCCACCCCAACATCATCGCTCCCAAACCATTAAACCCTCCAAATGAACCGAGAACTATCAAGCATTCAAACCTTCAAATATTGAACCTTCAAACATCTGAATACATTAAGTTAGTACATTAGGGTTAATTTAATGTTAAGCAACTCAAATTTGAGgtgaaaatgaaggaaaataaagaaaaatgaaatctACATGAGCTTCATTAAACACATGGTAAGTTGGTGGGAGATCAAACTCTGACGAGGACTAAAAGTGGGTTATTTCCTGAAATAGAGAGTTGTGTTTCAGACTTTACCCTGACGAGGGATATATTAAGATCAAATTTTGCTTTTTAAGTTCATTTCAGTTTGAAAGTGAATTCGCCTCAGCATTCCGATTTACTATACACAAAAGTAAACGAAGCTTCCTTGTTGGGTTGAGTTGAATTTTATGTTGGACCCAACGACAATACAAACACACCCATAGTTAACATATTTTATGATGGCGGGGGTGTTGAAACATCTCATTACTAGTGTTTAAAAGCATGCACAATGGTGGTTGCTAAACACCATTTTCGCGAGCCCAAAATGCCACAAGGGATTTAAGTAATTTTACACACCTAATCATTCAAATTTTACTATAATGattgtttcttattttttttcataagcaaccatatatttatatttttttatttgcacTTAATGCGTGACTGACAATAAATTGTCAATGtaggagaaagaaaaaaaatgttatttaatCTAAGAAATGGCTAAGTTATCATTGCTTCAGTAAACAGCTGTTCTTGAATTTAAACAACCACCAATTCCACCCCAGAATGCTTCAATAGGGAGAAAAACTAACACTACAGCATTTTCGGCCTTCTGCCGCGCACAGAAAACTGTGGGCTCATGTGAAAAAACCGTGGTTAAAAGCTTACCCCACGGTTTAGCTGCGGTTTTCCTGTCGTAGTGTATGCGGCCGTGGCCAAGCTCAAGTGCCACGGTTTTGTCAGTTTCAAGCCACGGTTTACTCAAAAACGTAAGACCACGGTTTTTTTTATACCGCGCTTCGTAAACCGTGGCTTTCGGTATTTTAGCCGCGGTTTACACAAAACTCTAAAGCCACGGTTAAATTTACACCGCACGTTCGTAACCGTGGCCTATATCATTGAGCCACGGTTTAGAAACTGTTGTCATGTTGATTTTAGCCACCATCTCTAGCAGCCTAAAAATACTGTAAGCATCAATTTGGACGCCCTTGTGTAAAGCTCTAGCAATTATCAAACTGGTGGAAAGGGAAATAGCACTAATTTAACAATGTACAATGTTATCTCAAAACAAATAACATTGTAAAATTTGACCTCAAAACAAATAGGACAGTTGTGATGCATTGCCCCCTTCCACACAAAGGTGTCTGACTTTCAGCAAAGTTGAGTGACAACAGCCTGCGCAAAAAATGAAAGCAACGATTAAGTAGGTGAAGCATTTTAAAACAGCAGCGTCACtctttacaaaaaaaatatatgaaagaaaaatattacTCACCACATTTGTAGCAATGGAAGAAATTTTCACTGCCTCCAGTTCTGTATTAAATACTTAAGAACCAATCAGTCTGAATTTTGTAAAAAACAGAGAACATATTGGAAAATTTGGAATTAAAGGCAAAAACAGAGAAATCTGGACTATGAGTATTACATGCTATGTAACGGAAATCTGGATGGTTTAACATTTCTTATAATAATTCATCACCAAACTACATGCTAAATTTAGCGAGGGAATAGGCACCAGCTTTGAACATCTTACACAAAATTCCTCAATTCCAAGATGAGTCACTTACATGATGTTCAAGGAGTTTACATGTCCCACAGAAGTAGTTGCCCATGTAAACACACCACAATTGATATAGTCCTGCTTAACCTGGAAGCACCAGAAATAAAGCACAAAAAAAAGAGTTAGTTCAAAGAAGAATCAAATTGATGCAAACATAATAGATAACTTGACACATAATGCTAACAATATAAATATCCAATGAAGAATTCAGCAGTCTCCAGTACCATATATATTGCCCAGTCAATATCTTTGAATGAATGCAACATAACCAGCAACCTTTTGCACCTTTCCACAAAACATGTAAAATTCATGTGGAGGGTTTCTATCTTTAATTGGAAAATAATGTAGTAAACAAAATACAAACTCACCTCAAGTTTTGGCCCCACAAAGTTAATATATCACCTGAATAAATCAGATAATTCGTTAGCATTGGCTCAATTGTCAGGAAAAAGAGCACAAAATTGAAGATTTTCAAATATGCACTGTTAAAATAAATGAGAATACCTATTTGACCTGATGGTGGGGAATATCATGTCTATACTTCTGATCTATGGTGATATCATTCTACACAAgaacaagataaaaaaaaaacgtaagtTCCACAAAAAATAAAAGGGAGCTAATGGTATAGCATAACCATTACAGATATAATTCTACATTCTATGTCATAGATGATCTCAATTCCAAATCCCAACACCAACTTTAAACAATAAAATACATTGCATGGATACTAAAAGGCTAGGATAGCTATAAATAAAAGCTTATAAAATCTTCAGAACCAGCTTGGAACAACTCCAAGCATATAGATTAGAGACCTCACCAATTAACACCCAGCATAAGGATCATGAACCAGAATCATCAACTCAGTCATAAAAACCAAATCACCAAGCAAAGGTACACCATGACCCTTGTGCTGCAAAGGAAAGCACAGAAAAGATTAAATGTTAGAAATCTTGCAGCTGCTAAAGATCCAAGGAAACAAACAGCTTCAAGCCTATAACCCACCCCAACATGAAAACTAGAGCATAACAGTAATTATTCCAAGGACAACAAGCAACTATTCAATGATTTTAATTGCCAGCCCCACTTTCAATGACCCACAAGAGAACTGATTAAGCTACAGCAGAATTGCATTTCAAGATATCAATTGCGCAGTAAAACAAAAACTATTAACAAGATATCTATGATAACCCTATTGATATGATAACCCCAAAAGTAATAGTAATACAGACATAGGGACAGAGATAAAGATGGAAAGAAATGCGACTATGTCATGGAAAGAGATCAG contains:
- the LOC130725357 gene encoding protein MAIN-LIKE 1-like, yielding MPPRKTARVVGPSTEPTAPRDRSSTHASNRKRSEEANRGRGRGRGRNAEQEPAVQDQQDDEIMADQPDDDTEAEEETSGEEETSGEEEAEEDVGADLEAEFDEESGDEDDENRLWYEGGPFDLCLLTKYGEHIARDIWRSYKRPNYETRGVLKTYNHGRMCHPVVHHARYIRGAVHNAGLRWVMKCTSPSVDQSIISAFVERWHPETSSFHLPWGEMTITLEDVSALLHLPVEGEFFSFGNPTREEAAPAVAQLLDVDIELVMEEFDACRGPPLRFSFLQAIVEKHVEANNEVPACRAYMLRLIDMTLFCDKSNTYIGAVYLSLFEDVENASRWNWGAATLAYLYGQLGEASRNGAKSVAGYLSLLQSWVFAHFPGSLFERRDNPAYTPDRPVALTWEALRGTTEVAQKRMNLDTFPASSVIWRPYVEHYDHWPFPQVALYRGFIRHAGMIFPYLPDRVIRQFGRIQYVPDPPPSSVTCRECDRRFAHWNDHICHLSEEAAFPFQTTGEYTPWYIKVSHPYMVPDEYKGDRFAFLEVLTLVFAMWLTLRLCVCLCVY
- the LOC130723423 gene encoding 65-kDa microtubule-associated protein 1-like, translating into MAVTDAENPLLGENTCGSLLNKLQEIWDEVGESDAERDKLLLQIDQECLDVYKRKVEEAAKSRAQLLQVLSDAKLELSSLLSALGDKSFAEIPENTSGTIKEQLAAIAPILEQLWQQKEERIKEFSDVQSQIQKICGEITADLNPDQTGPFVVDESDLSLKKLDEYHSQLQELQKEKSERLHKVLEFVSTVHDLCAVLGMDFFSIMTEVHPSLNDSTDVHSKSISNGTLARLAKTVSTLKEDKKQRLYKLQGLASQLIDLWNLMDTPEEERRLFDHVTCNISASVDEVSIPGALALDLIEQAEVEVERLDQLKASRMKEIAFKKQTELEEIFAHAHMEIDPEAAREKILSQIDSGKFEPAELLADMDKQIANAKEEALSRKEILDKVEKWMSACEEESWLEDYNRDENRYNASRGAHLNLKRAEKARILVNKIPAMVDTLVAKTRAWEEVHGVSFTYDGVPLLAMLDEYAILRQEREEEKRRMKDQKKYSEQPQNTEQESSLGSRPSPVRPLGNKKVLGPRPTGGANGTPNRRLSLNAHQNGSRSTVKDGKRDNNTRHSMSKEDAASHVSGTEPVPTSP
- the LOC130725356 gene encoding protein FAR1-RELATED SEQUENCE 5-like, which encodes MIPEEVNRPNMEIVPSVDLTKAFTTSQAFESSKDLVNWAKAVGKEHGYVIIIQKSDYGSDKRRAVMTLGCERGGKYKPSTSVLKRNRTGTKKCNCPFRLRARRSNKDKMWTVLVHSGIHNHDTAEVLQGHSYVGRLNPEEKAMVGEMIEERVKASDILIAIRKHNPTNLTRIKQIYNEKQAYNRLKRGSLTEMQHLMKLLEEHKYAHWSRVQDGTDVVRSLFWAHPDSIHLFNEFPHVVILDSTYKTNRYRIPLLEMVGVTSTNLTYSIAFAYMQNEQKDEVVWAVNRLKDLIINKDNLPKVFVTDKDQVLMEALETVFPAARCLLCQFHVLKSVTGEMKKLVKDIETREDITDRWNRLMYAANEVEYDKAARVQRKLRKLALK